One window from the genome of Micromonospora aurantiaca ATCC 27029 encodes:
- a CDS encoding IS5 family transposase gives MTRRHDLTDGQWAVLAPLLPAPSATGRPPKWEKRQLIDGIRWRIRIGAPWRDVPAEYGPWPTVYGLFRRWQRDGTWDKILSALQAAGDRQGRIGWTVSVDSMTSRAHQHAAGARTDGHLQKEPPGGVHDEPADHALGRSRGGLTTKTHLACEQGQKVLSLTVTAGHRGDSPQFIPVLRRIRVTRLGVGRPRTCPDLVLADKAYTSRGNRRYLRSRGIKTCIPSKSDQDAHRKAKGSKGGRPPAFDKDLYRLRHAVENGINRLKRHRGVATRYEKLAVRFQAVLTITIITEWL, from the coding sequence GTGACGAGGCGGCATGACCTGACCGACGGGCAGTGGGCTGTTCTGGCTCCCCTGTTGCCTGCACCGTCGGCCACGGGTCGTCCGCCGAAATGGGAAAAACGGCAGCTCATCGACGGGATCCGGTGGCGGATCCGGATCGGCGCCCCGTGGCGGGACGTGCCGGCCGAGTACGGGCCCTGGCCGACCGTCTACGGCCTGTTCCGGCGGTGGCAGCGCGACGGCACGTGGGACAAGATCCTGTCAGCGTTGCAGGCCGCCGGTGACAGGCAGGGCCGGATCGGTTGGACGGTCAGCGTGGACTCGATGACCAGCCGCGCGCACCAGCACGCCGCGGGTGCCCGCACCGACGGGCATCTGCAGAAGGAACCGCCCGGCGGGGTGCACGACGAGCCCGCGGACCACGCGCTGGGCCGATCACGCGGCGGCCTGACCACCAAAACCCACCTGGCCTGCGAACAGGGCCAGAAAGTCCTCTCCCTGACCGTGACCGCCGGGCACCGCGGTGACAGCCCGCAGTTCATCCCCGTCCTGCGCCGCATCCGCGTGACCCGCCTCGGCGTCGGCCGGCCCCGCACCTGCCCCGACCTGGTCCTGGCCGACAAGGCCTACACCAGCCGCGGCAACCGCCGATACCTGCGCTCACGCGGGATCAAGACCTGCATCCCCAGCAAGAGCGACCAAGACGCCCACCGCAAAGCCAAAGGATCCAAGGGCGGACGCCCACCCGCCTTCGACAAGGATCTCTACCGGCTACGCCACGCCGTCGAGAACGGCATCAACCGACTCAAACGCCACCGCGGCGTCGCCACCCGCTACGAAAAGCTCGCAGTCCGCTTCCAAGCCGTCCTAACCATCACGATCATCACCGAGTGGCTCTGA
- a CDS encoding IS5 family transposase (programmed frameshift) gives MRRGEQPPWVVSDELWAEVAPLLPPRPPRRRRFPGRKPLDDRKVLCGILFVLYTAIPWEYLPQELGFGSGMTCWRRLRDWNDAGVWQRLHEVLLGRLRAAGQLDMSRAVIDGSHVRALKGGPKTGPSPVDRRKPGSKHHVITDAGGIPLATALTGGNRHDVTQLMPLVDKIPRIKGIRGRPRQRPDRIYADRGYDFDKYRRELRTRGITPVIARRGVPHGSGLGTRRWVVEQTIALLHWFRRLRIRWEIRDDIHEAFLTLACAIICWRRLQRLKS, from the exons GTGAGGAGGGGTGAGCAGCCGCCGTGGGTCGTCTCGGACGAACTCTGGGCCGAGGTCGCACCGCTGCTGCCGCCCCGTCCGCCCCGGCGGCGACGGTTCCCGGGCCGCAAGCCTCTCGATGACCGCAAGGTGCTGTGCGGGATCTTGTTCGTGCTCTACACCGCGATCCCGTGGGAGTACCTGCCCCAAGAGCTGGGTTTCGGCTCAGGAATGACCTGCTGGCGCCGGTTGCGGGACTGGAACGACGCTGGCGTGTGGCAGCGCCTGCACGAGGTGTTGCTCGGCAGACTCCGCGCCGCGGGCCAGTTGGACATGTCCCGGGCGGTGATCGACGGCTCCCACGTCCGGGCGCTCAAGGGCGGCC CCAAAACCGGTCCGAGCCCGGTCGACCGCCGCAAGCCAGGCTCGAAACACCACGTCATCACCGACGCGGGCGGCATCCCCCTCGCCACGGCACTGACCGGCGGCAACCGCCACGACGTCACCCAGCTCATGCCCCTGGTCGACAAGATCCCCCGCATCAAGGGCATCCGCGGCCGGCCCCGGCAGCGACCCGACCGCATCTACGCCGATCGCGGCTACGACTTCGACAAGTACCGCCGCGAGCTACGGACCCGCGGCATCACACCTGTCATCGCCCGACGCGGCGTCCCACACGGCTCTGGGCTCGGCACCCGACGCTGGGTCGTCGAGCAGACCATCGCCCTGCTGCACTGGTTCCGCCGCCTGCGCATCCGCTGGGAGATCCGCGACGACATCCACGAAGCGTTCCTCACTCTCGCCTGCGCCATCATCTGCTGGCGCCGACTCCAACGCTTAAAGAGTTAG
- a CDS encoding sigma-70 family RNA polymerase sigma factor, protein MDERTADQANRPEAKQLLGIVNQFRGLNSDVPPALTEAVAVVDRRQIVEEFSAFYRDYATRLAAFLISIGVPQSDALDIMQETMHKAYQRWCRIEHPKAWVKATASKAYAERLAKLDPVPVEDIADRLPAVPSGADVADTKHAILTALRQLPMRQRQVLAWSFEGHTPAEIADQLRMTAEAVRSSLYKGRKKLDELLGGDQ, encoded by the coding sequence GTGGATGAACGAACTGCCGACCAGGCGAACCGCCCAGAAGCCAAGCAGCTCCTCGGGATCGTGAATCAGTTCAGGGGTCTCAACAGCGACGTTCCCCCGGCGCTCACCGAAGCGGTAGCGGTCGTCGACCGGCGCCAGATCGTCGAGGAGTTCAGCGCCTTCTACCGCGACTATGCAACCCGCCTGGCGGCCTTCCTGATCAGCATCGGCGTGCCCCAGTCCGACGCTCTGGACATCATGCAGGAGACGATGCACAAGGCGTACCAGCGTTGGTGCAGGATCGAGCACCCGAAGGCATGGGTGAAAGCGACCGCGTCCAAGGCCTATGCCGAGCGCCTCGCCAAGCTGGACCCGGTGCCAGTCGAGGACATCGCCGATCGGCTGCCAGCCGTCCCAAGCGGCGCCGACGTCGCCGACACCAAACACGCCATCCTCACGGCGCTGCGGCAGCTGCCGATGCGGCAGCGGCAGGTGCTCGCCTGGTCGTTCGAGGGCCACACGCCAGCAGAGATCGCCGACCAGTTGCGCATGACCGCCGAGGCGGTCCGCAGCAGTCTCTACAAGGGCCGCAAAAAGCTCGACGAGCTTCTGGGCGGCGACCAGTGA
- a CDS encoding site-specific integrase — protein MADTRLAEINEVAASTGDDPALDTLLLRLHTETACRRGGALALRPADLDPDQCLILLREKADTMRWQPVSPTLMRYLQRHAEERGATQTGQLLRYRNGQRITYRRYDYLWVRIGEHLPWVYVQQISTHWLRHTTLTWVERNFGYAIARAYAGHSEGGGDAGTTATYVRATLQEIATALSALTNEPHPLS, from the coding sequence GTGGCGGATACGCGCCTGGCCGAGATCAACGAGGTCGCAGCCAGCACAGGCGACGATCCGGCGCTCGACACCTTGCTCTTGCGGCTGCACACCGAGACAGCGTGTCGGCGCGGTGGGGCGCTGGCGCTTCGTCCAGCTGATCTGGACCCCGACCAATGCTTGATCTTGCTTCGGGAGAAGGCGGACACAATGCGTTGGCAGCCAGTTTCGCCGACACTAATGCGTTATCTGCAGCGGCATGCTGAGGAGCGGGGGGCGACACAGACAGGGCAGCTGCTGCGCTACCGGAATGGCCAGCGCATCACGTACCGGCGATACGACTATCTATGGGTACGCATCGGCGAGCATCTGCCCTGGGTTTATGTGCAACAGATCAGCACGCACTGGTTGCGTCACACAACGTTGACGTGGGTCGAAAGAAACTTCGGCTATGCTATCGCACGAGCCTACGCCGGTCATTCGGAAGGTGGCGGTGATGCTGGTACTACGGCTACCTACGTGCGAGCGACATTGCAGGAGATTGCCACGGCTCTGTCGGCGCTTACCAACGAGCCCCATCCTTTGAGCTGA
- a CDS encoding IS256 family transposase — protein MAASESVNPVDLLREQIEGASSDVLQAMIKTFVQAVMSAEADAICGAGYGQRSDERVNSRNGYRPREWDTRAGTIDLAIPKLRHGSYFPEWLLTHRRRAEQALVSVVATSYLLGVSTRRVEKLVEQLGIRQLSKSQVSEMAAHLDAQVEAFRNRPLDAAHYTFVWMDALTMKVREHGRTVNVHALIAVGVNADGGREVLGLDVASDEDGAGWLAFLRSLTARGLSGVRLVISDAHAGLVAAIGAALPGASWQRCRTHYLRNLLTKVPKSAQPWIATLVRTIFDQPDADAVRAQFDRVVTTIEAKFPAAAEHLDAARDDLLAFTGFPREIWRQIWSNNPQERLNKEIRRRTDVVGIFPNRAAIIRLVGAVLAEQTDEWTEGRRYMGLELLAKARLITIDTDQHATDQTDPTSIAA, from the coding sequence ATGGCCGCTTCAGAGAGTGTGAACCCTGTTGACCTGCTGCGCGAGCAGATCGAGGGCGCGTCGTCGGACGTGTTGCAAGCGATGATCAAGACGTTCGTGCAGGCGGTGATGTCCGCCGAGGCCGACGCGATCTGCGGCGCCGGGTACGGGCAGCGCAGCGATGAGCGGGTCAACTCGCGCAACGGTTACCGGCCTCGGGAATGGGACACCCGCGCCGGCACGATCGACCTGGCGATCCCGAAGCTGCGACACGGCAGCTACTTCCCGGAGTGGTTGCTGACCCACCGGCGTCGGGCCGAGCAGGCCCTGGTCTCGGTCGTGGCCACGAGCTATCTGCTGGGGGTGTCGACTCGGCGGGTGGAGAAGCTGGTCGAGCAGCTCGGGATCCGGCAGCTGTCCAAGTCGCAGGTCTCGGAGATGGCCGCGCATCTGGACGCGCAGGTGGAGGCGTTCCGCAACCGACCCTTGGACGCCGCCCACTACACGTTTGTGTGGATGGACGCCCTGACGATGAAGGTCCGCGAGCACGGCCGGACCGTCAACGTCCACGCCCTGATCGCGGTTGGGGTCAACGCCGACGGCGGCCGTGAAGTGCTGGGCCTGGACGTGGCCTCCGACGAGGACGGCGCCGGCTGGTTGGCGTTCCTGCGCAGCCTGACCGCCCGAGGCCTGTCCGGTGTCCGCCTGGTCATCTCCGACGCCCACGCCGGCCTCGTGGCCGCGATCGGGGCGGCTTTGCCGGGAGCTTCGTGGCAGCGGTGCAGGACCCACTATCTGCGCAACCTGCTGACGAAGGTGCCCAAGTCGGCGCAGCCGTGGATCGCCACCCTGGTCCGCACGATCTTCGACCAGCCCGACGCCGACGCTGTCCGCGCCCAGTTCGACCGGGTCGTGACCACGATCGAAGCGAAGTTCCCGGCCGCGGCCGAGCACCTCGACGCCGCCCGCGACGACCTCCTGGCGTTCACCGGCTTCCCCCGCGAGATCTGGCGCCAGATCTGGTCGAACAACCCACAGGAGCGGCTCAACAAGGAAATCCGCCGTCGCACCGACGTCGTCGGGATCTTCCCGAACCGGGCGGCGATCATCCGCCTCGTCGGCGCCGTCCTGGCCGAGCAGACCGACGAGTGGACCGAAGGACGCCGCTACATGGGCCTCGAACTACTCGCTAAAGCCCGCCTGATCACCATCGACACAGACCAACACGCCACCGACCAGACCGACCCGACCTCGATCGCCGCATAA
- a CDS encoding fibronectin type III domain-containing protein, whose protein sequence is MSAPPGTYPPPVSGPPAAPVSAAPVSGSSVPPWGMVAPPWSSAAPSQPVDRPTDPEPEDDEPAPADAAGEPEQDAPEPNRPMTIYEDLLDFPESTRPEPPAQPDQGAWPATPPMFHQPPTAYPETEEPEHGRNRTVLALVVGGAVLAVVAAVGVGVVLLNREAAPPPAPVPASGAASPKVAGPPPGDLKLRDDTTTVTVTWTDPTNGGVPFVVAGGRAGQKLGVMATVDAGQTRYTVNGLSAKLDYCFTVLAVYSTDSYATSGQVCTDREGGGTPN, encoded by the coding sequence GTGAGCGCTCCCCCCGGCACCTATCCACCGCCGGTCAGCGGACCACCCGCGGCACCGGTCAGCGCGGCACCCGTCAGCGGTTCCTCCGTACCGCCGTGGGGCATGGTCGCGCCGCCGTGGAGCAGCGCCGCCCCGTCCCAGCCGGTCGACCGGCCCACCGACCCGGAGCCGGAGGATGACGAGCCGGCGCCCGCCGACGCGGCAGGCGAACCGGAGCAGGACGCGCCGGAGCCGAACCGGCCGATGACGATCTACGAGGACCTGCTGGACTTCCCCGAGTCCACCCGACCGGAGCCGCCGGCCCAGCCGGATCAGGGCGCGTGGCCGGCGACCCCGCCGATGTTCCACCAGCCGCCGACTGCGTACCCCGAGACGGAGGAACCGGAGCACGGCCGCAACCGGACGGTGCTGGCCCTGGTGGTCGGGGGTGCGGTGCTCGCGGTGGTCGCTGCGGTCGGTGTCGGCGTGGTGTTGCTGAACCGGGAGGCGGCGCCGCCTCCGGCTCCCGTGCCCGCGTCCGGCGCCGCGTCGCCGAAGGTGGCCGGGCCGCCGCCGGGGGACCTGAAGCTACGCGACGACACCACCACAGTGACGGTGACCTGGACCGACCCGACGAACGGCGGGGTGCCGTTCGTGGTGGCGGGTGGCCGGGCCGGGCAGAAGCTCGGGGTGATGGCGACTGTGGACGCCGGACAGACCCGGTACACGGTGAACGGGCTGAGCGCGAAGCTGGACTACTGCTTCACGGTGCTGGCTGTCTACTCGACCGACTCGTATGCCACCTCGGGTCAGGTCTGCACGGAC